The genomic segment CAAAGAGCTGACCTTGAGCAATGGGGTGAAAGTGATCTTAAAACCGACAGATTTTAAGAATGATGAGATACAAATCATGGCATATAGCCCTGGGGGAACGTCTTTATATCCTGATGCAGATTATTTTTCTGCGTCAAATGCCTCCTCCTTGGTTGATGCTAGCGGCGTCGGCCAGATGAGCAACGTGGAACTGAGCAAATATCTGGCAGGAAAAGATATCTCTATCTCACCCTATATTTCTGAACGGTATGAAGGCATCTCGGGAAGCACGGACAAGGAGGGTCTGAAAAGTGCCTTTGAATTGATTTATGGTTATTTCACAGAACCGAGATTGGATCAGGATATTTTTCAAAGTACAATGACCAGAACGAAAGGTGCATTGGAGAATAGGCTCAGCAATCCGAATAATGTATTTTCAGATAAAGTGAAATCGGTACTTTACGGCAACAATGTACGCAGACAAAATCCTACGGTGGAAACAATCGCTAAAATTGACCGTGATCGCGCCCTTGCAATTTATAAGGAGCGTTTTGCAGATGCTTCAGATTTTGTATTTACGATTGTGGGTTCGTTTGATGAAGCTCAAATAATGCCGTTCATTGAAACTTATCTAGCTTCTTTACCGGCGACAAAACGGGCAGAAAATTACAAAGATTTAAACATTCTTGAGCCGACGAAAGGGGAGCGTGTAGTTGTCCATAAAGGTAAAGAAGAAAAAGCGAGTACGCAGCTTGCTTATTATGGTGATTACAGCTATAATGAGGGTGAAAATGTGAACATGGAAGCCTTAGAAAGCATATTGACCATTAAATTGCTGGAACGGCTTCGGGAAAAAGAAAGCGGGGTGTATGGGGTAGGAGCGCGTGCTAGCTTCGCGAAGCTACCGAAGCCGCGCTATGCGTTCTCCATAGGCTTCGGATCGGCGGTCGACAAAAATGATGCTTTGATCGCTTCCGCTTTGGATGAGGTCAGGAAAATCCAGGATCACGGACCGGATCAAGCGGATATTGAGAAATTTGTTGCCGAACAAAAGCGGCAGAATGAATTGAACTTACGTGAGAATGGTTACTGGTTAAACTATATTTCGAGTTCCTATCAAAATGATTTGGATCTCAACAGATATACAAGACGGCTAGAAAACCTCAACAAGGTTACGCCGAAGTCTGTGCAGGACTTGGCTGTAAAATACCTAAAAAAAGACCGGCTGTTCGAATTTATCTTGTTGCCTGACGCTAAATAAGAGCCTGGAATTTACTGCGCTAAAAGGCGGCCAGCTATCGCTGGCCGCCTTTCTTTAAAAAAAATCCCAATCATTTCTGATTGGGATTGCCAAAAATTTCAATAAATATTTCTTTTAACCTAAGTAAGATTTTAAGATTTTGCTTCTCGAGGTGTGTCTTAAGCGTTGTAAAGCTTTGTCTTTAATTTGACGAACACGCTCCCGGGTCAAATTGAACTTCTCACCGATTTCTTCCAACGATAATTGATGGTTAGAACCTAAGCCAAAGAAAAGAACGATAATTTCACGCTCCCTTTCTGTCAATGTTGCCAATGATCGTTTTATTTCCTCTGATAGAGATTCATCAATTAGGGAGCTATCCGTATCGGGGTCGTGGTTTTCCAAAACATCCAGGAGAGTGTTCTCTTCGCCCTGGACAAATGGAGCGTCCATCGATACGTGACGTCCTGAATTGCTTAACGTGTCCGAAACCTTATCTACAGTAGTTTCCAGGATATCTGCCAATTCTTCCGGAGACGGTTCTCGTTCGTATTCTTGTTCTAGTTTTGAGAAAGCTTTACTGATTTTGCTTAAAGAACCTACTTGGTTCAAAGGCAGACGTACGATACGTGATTGTTCAGCAATTGCCTGAAGAATAGATTGGCGAATCCACCAAACGGCATAAGAAATGAACTTAAACCCTTTTGTTTCGTCAAAACGTTTAGCTGCTTTGATTAAGCCCAGGTTACCTTCGTTGATTAAATCACCTAAGGTCAAACCTTGATTTTGATATTGTTTTGCTACTGATACTACGAAACGAAGGTTGGTTTTAGTCAATTTTTCCAAGGCAACTTGATCACCTTCGCGGATGCGCTGTGCTAATTCTACTTCTTCTTCTGCTGTAATTAAGTCTACTTTACCAATTTCGTGTAAGTATTTGTCCAAAGACTGCGACTCACGATTGGTGATAGATTGTGTAATTTTGAGCTGTCTCATTAATTTATATTAATTCTCCTCTCTAAGAAATGTTTGCGAAAATACGAAAAAAAAATGAATTTTTAATGGAAAATGAATTATATACTCGCTCATATCTAACGAGTTAGGGTCTTGTGTATCCCACTTATATACTATCAAAAACTATTCCATTTAATCTCGTTTTTCGACGTCATCCGTCGCTGTAAATATTCAACTGTTTGATATTTAAAGAGCTACCAAGTTTTATTTTTTTTATGCTCTCAATATTTTATTCCATAATATCAAATATGTTACGTAAACCGCATTCCTCTAATTTATTTTAAAATGATAATTTTATGATAAAACAAAACATATATCTTTTTGTTTTATTTAGTGACAAGAATAAAGTAAAAGAATAAAAAAAACACTATGCCAATCATAATTCATCTGGATAAAATCATGAAGGAGAAAAAAGTATCACTTAACCAATTAAGTGACAGCGTAGGTATCACGCTTTCTAATCTTTCCATCATCAAAAATCAAAAAGCAAAGGCATTGCGTCTGGATACACTGGCGGCGATTTGTAAAGCGCTTGATTGCCAGCCGGGGGATTTATTGCAGTATGATGATGAGGATAAATTGGATTAGAATCTATACCCCTTTAAAAAATCTGTTATATTCATTTTCTTTTTGCCCTCAAGCTGGAGTTCCGACACTAGGATGTAACCGTCTTGTGTAGCAAACTTTAGATAACTTTTTCTATCGGTGTGAATGGTTCCCGGGGCATCAGCTGTTACGATGTGTTCTTTTTCTGTTGTGTAGATTTTTAATACCTTGTCATTCAGTAAAGTAAAAGCGGCAGGATAGGGACTTAGCCCTCGAATAAAATTATAGACCACATTGGTTGGTTGGTTCCAGTTTATTTTACAGTCTTCTTTAAAGATTTTTGGAGCATGTTTCAGCGGTGACGGCGAGGCCATTTCATCCTGTCTCCTTGGCAGTAGGGTGCCTGCTTTCAGTTGTCGGATGGTTTCGAGCAATGTCTCGGCGCCCGCAACCATCAATTTATCGTGCAGGTCGCCCGCTGTATCGGTCTGTTGGATGGCCACTTTTTTTGATAATAGCACGTTGCCGGTATCAATTTCATGTTGTAGCAAAAAGGTAGTCACACCTGATTCTTTCTCACCGTTCATAATCGCATGGTTGATCGGAGCAGCTCCTCTGTATTGGGGTAGTAGCGAGGCGTGTACGTTGACGGTACCGAATTTCGGCATATTCCAGACCACCTCGGGAAGCATTCGAAAGGCAACGACTATCTGTAGGTCTGCTTCAAAGCTCCGCAATTGGGCCAGAAAAGCTTCGTCCCGCAGTTTTACAGGCTGAAGGACGGGGATACGATGTTGTAAAGCGTACAATTTGACCGGTGACTCATGGATTTTCTGTCCGCGCCCTGCGGGTTTGTCAGGTACCGTAACGACAGCAACTACTTGCTCACCAGATTGAATAAGCGCTTCGAGCGAAGCTACAGCAAAATCGGGAGTTCCCATGAAAATGATACGCATACGATGAATGATTTTATATTTCCCCGAAATGACAACAGCGCCATCGCAGACTATAAGCTTACTGGCTGCTAATTATTTGTCATTTCAGTTCTGTAAATAACAAATTTTTATAACTTTGCGAAGTTACATAAATATATTGAAAGCTTGAATTTTCCTTATTTTTTAGCACATAGAATAGCATTTTCTGGCAAACGTACGTTCTCCAAATTGATCGTCCGCGTAACCATAGGGGCAATTGCGCTAGCTATTGCGGCTATTGTAATTTCCATTGCAGTTTTGCGTGGCTTTAAAGGAGAGATTATTAGCAAGCAACGTGATTTTTTTGCCGATGTGCTGGTGTTACGTTACGATCTTAATAAATCTTATGAAAATTCGCCGATATCACTGACCCCTCAGCTCAATAAAGCTATTTTGGGTATTCCACAAGTGTATTCCATCAATTCTTTTGCGACAAAGGCCGGCATTATCAACGTTAATGATGAGGTGGAAGGGGTTATTTTGAAAGGAATTGATTCGCTGTACGATCAACAACACATTAAAAATATGCTTGTTGACGGTAGTACAATGGATTTTAAAGCTGACAATGTGGGTAATCAGATCCTCGTGTCTAAATATTTGGCTGACCGTCTCATGCTGAAAGTTGGAGATGATTTTATTATGTATTTCGTACAGGAACCGATTCGCAAACGGAAGTTTGTGATCAAAGGGATATTTAACACCGGATCTGAAGAACTTGATAAAGTGTACGTCATCGGTTCACTGGATATTATCCGCAAATTGAGCAATTTAGATGATAACGAAGTCGGCGGATATGAAATCCGTATCAACGATTTTAATCAACTTGAACGGACGACAGCTCAGATCGAGGATATGCTGCCGATTGATATGCAGGCTATCAATATCAAGGACCGGGTGCCTGATATTTTTCAGTGGCTGGATCTTCTCGATATGAACACGAAGATCATTTTTATTCTTATGACAGTCGTCGCTATTATCAATATGATCTCGGCATTGCTGATTACCATCCTCGAACGAACTTCCATGATCGGCATACTTAAGGCATTGGGGTATCATAATGCCGGCATCAGGCAGGTATTTATGTATAGCGCGTTATACCTAATTGGACTTGGTCTGGTTATCGGCAATCTAATTGGCCTGGGCTTTTATTTTTTTCAAGACTATACGCATTTTTTTAAACTTGATCAGCAGACCTACTATATCGCTTACGTTGCAGTCAAGCTGTACTGGTCAGACGTCATTCTGGTGAACCTTTCTGTCGTACTTATCGGGATGATATCGCTGTTTATTCCGTCCATGTTGATTACCAAGATTAGTCCGATTAAAGCAATTTCTTTTAAGTAAGCCTTCTTTTACGTCTGATTTTTCCGGAAAAATTGTATTTTTAATGCTGTTAACTATTTTTCAGCTGCGAAGGAAGGCGAATAGAAAATTTTACCGATAGCATACGAGCACATATGAATAAGACTTTTGAGCATATTTCCCACGCTTTTGAAGCGCCGTTACAAAATCCTGTACTTATCTTTTCATTGGTACTTTTTATCATTCTTCTTTCGCCGATTATCTTAAGGCCGATTAAAGTGCCTGGGATTATCGGACTGATTATTTCCGGCGTCATTATCGGCCCGCACGGATTGAACTGGCTGGAAAAGAATTCGGCGATTACGCTATTCTCAACGATAGGTTTGCTCTACATTATGTTTATCGCTGGTTTGGAACTGGATATGAACGAATTTAAAAAAACCAAAAATAAAAGTTTATTGTTTGGTTTTTTGACCTTTATCGTCCCGATCAGTATTGGTTATCCCGTCTGTCACTGGCTGTTGGGCTATAGCGAGCTTCCTAGCTTGTTGATTTCGAGTATGTTTGCGACCCACACCCTGGTCTCGTATCCGATCGTTAATAATTATGGGATCTCCAAAATGGAAGCTGTGGCGATTACTATTGGCGGTACTATATTGACCGATACAGCTGTCCTGATCATATTGGCGGTCATCACAGGCGTGTCCCAGGGCAACATTGGTAACGAATTCTGGATTACCCTTGCGATCTCTTTCTCCATCTTTCTCTTTATCATGTTCGGTATAATCCCGCGGATTGCGAAGTGGTTTTTCGAACGGTTGGGGAGCGAGAAGACATCGAATTATATTTTTGTTCTTTCGGTTGTCTTCTTTGCTGCTTTTTTGGCCGAGATCGCCGGATTGGAACCTATCATCGGCGCTTTTGTGGCGGGGCTGGCCTTAAATAAACTAATCCCCCATTCGTCTGCACTGATGAATCGGATCGAATTTATCGGCAACGCGATTTTTATTCCCTTTTTCTTGATTTCAGTGGGGATGATTGTGGATGTCAGCGTGATTCTCAAAGGTCCGCAGGCGTTGATTATAGCGGGTACCTTAACCATTGTCGCTATTGTCGGCAAGTATGTTGCTGCCTGGCTTACACAGAAGGTGTTCCGTTATAGCCGTGGACAGCGAAATCTGATCTTTGGCCTCAGCAGTGCACATGCTGCAGCCACCTTAGCCGTGATTATGGTCGGACACAAAAATGGGATTATCGACGAAAATGTCTTAAATGGGACGATTTTGCTTATTCTGGTGACCTGTATCGTGGCGACGATCGTGACGGGAAATGCATCCAAAAAAGTGGTGATGGACGGAGAGCAGGATGAAGAACATACCGATGTTGTGAAGGAAAAGGATGAAAATATCTTAATATCCATAGCGAATATGGACAACATGGAGCCTATTCTGGATTTCTCGACCTAT from the Sphingobacterium thalpophilum genome contains:
- the fmt gene encoding methionyl-tRNA formyltransferase, which codes for MRIIFMGTPDFAVASLEALIQSGEQVVAVVTVPDKPAGRGQKIHESPVKLYALQHRIPVLQPVKLRDEAFLAQLRSFEADLQIVVAFRMLPEVVWNMPKFGTVNVHASLLPQYRGAAPINHAIMNGEKESGVTTFLLQHEIDTGNVLLSKKVAIQQTDTAGDLHDKLMVAGAETLLETIRQLKAGTLLPRRQDEMASPSPLKHAPKIFKEDCKINWNQPTNVVYNFIRGLSPYPAAFTLLNDKVLKIYTTEKEHIVTADAPGTIHTDRKSYLKFATQDGYILVSELQLEGKKKMNITDFLKGYRF
- a CDS encoding sigma-70 family RNA polymerase sigma factor encodes the protein MRQLKITQSITNRESQSLDKYLHEIGKVDLITAEEEVELAQRIREGDQVALEKLTKTNLRFVVSVAKQYQNQGLTLGDLINEGNLGLIKAAKRFDETKGFKFISYAVWWIRQSILQAIAEQSRIVRLPLNQVGSLSKISKAFSKLEQEYEREPSPEELADILETTVDKVSDTLSNSGRHVSMDAPFVQGEENTLLDVLENHDPDTDSSLIDESLSEEIKRSLATLTEREREIIVLFFGLGSNHQLSLEEIGEKFNLTRERVRQIKDKALQRLRHTSRSKILKSYLG
- a CDS encoding cation:proton antiporter → MNKTFEHISHAFEAPLQNPVLIFSLVLFIILLSPIILRPIKVPGIIGLIISGVIIGPHGLNWLEKNSAITLFSTIGLLYIMFIAGLELDMNEFKKTKNKSLLFGFLTFIVPISIGYPVCHWLLGYSELPSLLISSMFATHTLVSYPIVNNYGISKMEAVAITIGGTILTDTAVLIILAVITGVSQGNIGNEFWITLAISFSIFLFIMFGIIPRIAKWFFERLGSEKTSNYIFVLSVVFFAAFLAEIAGLEPIIGAFVAGLALNKLIPHSSALMNRIEFIGNAIFIPFFLISVGMIVDVSVILKGPQALIIAGTLTIVAIVGKYVAAWLTQKVFRYSRGQRNLIFGLSSAHAAATLAVIMVGHKNGIIDENVLNGTILLILVTCIVATIVTGNASKKVVMDGEQDEEHTDVVKEKDENILISIANMDNMEPILDFSTYIKSKKCTYPVNIVSVVKDNEQAQLNMSKARKNLDSMVRYASGSETNVNISATIDLNIASGVARSAKEISANCIVLGWPSAANFMDKFVGEKTESILNRTSANVMFCHFKKPFISNKSIIVFAPPMCEAEFGFEYWLEKIIKLAQELSVSIAFVVNQRSATAIDAHLTETKNSVPVTFKPYDDWDNLHGLKAFKQDDAMFVFVSARNGDVSYRDSLDGIAKKLDRIYANENLVLVFPSRVENAHIDEYEDVEAAPIFRKISKEIGNMFNKG
- a CDS encoding helix-turn-helix domain-containing protein — protein: MPIIIHLDKIMKEKKVSLNQLSDSVGITLSNLSIIKNQKAKALRLDTLAAICKALDCQPGDLLQYDDEDKLD
- a CDS encoding ABC transporter permease, with the translated sequence MNFPYFLAHRIAFSGKRTFSKLIVRVTIGAIALAIAAIVISIAVLRGFKGEIISKQRDFFADVLVLRYDLNKSYENSPISLTPQLNKAILGIPQVYSINSFATKAGIINVNDEVEGVILKGIDSLYDQQHIKNMLVDGSTMDFKADNVGNQILVSKYLADRLMLKVGDDFIMYFVQEPIRKRKFVIKGIFNTGSEELDKVYVIGSLDIIRKLSNLDDNEVGGYEIRINDFNQLERTTAQIEDMLPIDMQAINIKDRVPDIFQWLDLLDMNTKIIFILMTVVAIINMISALLITILERTSMIGILKALGYHNAGIRQVFMYSALYLIGLGLVIGNLIGLGFYFFQDYTHFFKLDQQTYYIAYVAVKLYWSDVILVNLSVVLIGMISLFIPSMLITKISPIKAISFK